GAATTGTCATAGACATCtacattgaatttataaaataaagcataacttatttagataaaaaaatatatatatatatataaaataaaaaaataaaaaaaaaatctaaggctTAGCTTTTTagaaatagcttattaaaaaaatagaataaaaatatgatgatacaacttattaaggaaataaaaatgtaggTTTCCTACCATAATGACCATATCGCATGGAAGAATGACCGGCTTTTTTAGCCACACGCTTTCATGGTTTGGTGTTCATGAAGCCCTATTTCTTTGCTTCCGAGCTTGCTCGACTGCTTACGTTTGTGCCGGTTTTCTCATCTTAAACCGGACTGATTACATCTTAAATGGAATATTAATCATCATCACTTTGCTTCTGGCCTTCACTTTCCTTGTCAAACTGGAAGCTCTTGGAGATGAAATTCGGCACGAGGAAATTTGCTATGAAGTACAGAAAGAAAAGTGCTGCACtgataaatgaaaaagaaaaaaagaaaaaaagagtgaaCAATTGGCTTTGAAACGCAGTATCTATCAACTGCTTTGTTTACGAGGTTAAGAGACCAACCCGGTCGGGAGGAGGACCGATATGTCGCCGCCGGCCTTGGCTGCAGATGAAGCGCCGAGAACAAGGAAACTGGGAAGGGCCTTGGGCCTAGGAGCCAGCTGTGGCAGGTTGTTTGGTCTGTGTAGAATAAGCTCAATAGGTTCATTGGTAGAGAGCCAGAGCAGTTGAGATGTCCTTAGAGGGTGTTTGTGTTTGAGATGCAAGTGCAGGGGAGCCAACGGAGTCTGGAATTGGATGCACCTCATCGTAAGACTCAAGTGGCAAAGTAGTAATGGATTTGTCTCTTTTCTACAAATTCCCACTTCAAATGTCTCCGGCCAATTGAGTTGGATAATGTTCTAGTGGGATATTCTTGG
This genomic interval from Corylus avellana chromosome ca3, CavTom2PMs-1.0 contains the following:
- the LOC132176230 gene encoding uncharacterized protein LOC132176230; translated protein: MRCIQFQTPLAPLHLHLKHKHPLRTSQLLWLSTNEPIELILHRPNNLPQLAPRPKALPSFLVLGASSAAKAGGDISVLLPTGAALFFLYFIANFLVPNFISKSFQFDKESEGQKQSDDD